AGCACATATTTTTACATTTTTTTGTGAATAGGCAATGGACTGTCGAATTTGGTCATAGACTCTGCCGGTAGCAAAATTGGCAAAGGTAGAAGCAAATGGGATTTTACCACCAATGGCTAATCCGGCAGCAATGCCCATCATATTGGCTTCCGCAATTCCTGTTTGAACAAATCTATCAGGAAATTTTTTTGCAAAATCCCCCAATTTTAAAGAGCCTGTAAGATCAGCACACAGTGCTACTACATTTTTGTTTTTCTCTCCTAATTCTGTCATCCCATCACCAAAACCGGAGCGGGTATCTTTTTCTCCTGTTACTTTTATTTTTTCCAGCATATCACAAATTTAGTAAGATTGATTCTCCTGATTTAATTTCAAATGAAATGGTTTTGGTCTCGTGCATAGAACGGGCATTTTGTATGCGATAAACCAATTTATATTTGCCCGGTTGCAAAGCTACTGTTTCTGTCCCATCACGTTCCTGTATTGCGTAGATTTTTTTCATTCGTTTTTCATCAAGGTAAATATCCCCGATGAATTTATAGGGCTTTTTAATATTGGCAATGCCTGGTGTTGGAATTTCCACTTTGCTCAGTTCCCCTGTTTTTATTTCAAGCTCCATTTTTTTGTGTGGTAATGTGAGCAACTCAATCTGATATTTTCCGCTGAGGTATTTTCGTTGTGTATTGAGGTCTTGTACATGAAAAAGTGTGCCGTCCTGTTTTTTCATCAAACATTTTATCTGATTGTTGAGGTTATTATTCAGGGTTTTTCCAAGAATATTAGGCTGTAAGCTGCCCTCTAAAAGCTTTAGTTTTATAGTATTGTGCTCATTTGGTGTAAGTGTAATTTTGTTTTTCTGAACGACAGGCAGGCTGTAAATGCGCAGGTCATAATCTGTAATGGGATCAATATTTAATGAATCCGGGATTCCGTTTTTATCCAGCTTGTGATAAAATGTATAATCTGCTTTGTGGTCAAAGTGATCAAAAAAGACCATTGGCAAAGCAGTAATTTCAGGCAGTTCTTTTTTATTAAGTAAATGTACCTGTGTAGTGGTTTTATTCACAATTCTCGAAATAATATTATCAAGTGCAGATTTCAGGCTTAGGGGGTTTTTTGCTTCAAAAAATCCGCTGAAGCAGTTAAAAGCTTCCTGAAAATCACCTTCGAGCCCAACACCTATTACAAAATGCTTCAATACAATTCCTTTGGCTTCCAGTTCTCTTGCTACAGCGCAAGGGTCGCCATCACAAGATTCTTCCCCATCTGTCATTAGAATCACAATATTCCGGGCATTGGTGCTTGGAAAATCACTTGCAGCTTGCTGAAGAGAATAGGCTATAGGCGTAATTCCCCTGGGGCGAAGATTGCGTAGCTTCTTTTTGATAAAATCAGCACTACTTCTGCTAAACCCCACTTCCAGACGTGTGTCCTGGCAGTTTCTGGAAGACAAGGGTGAAAGGTGCCCATATATTCGAAGGCCAATTTCTATAGTTGGATTTTTGTTAAGACTATCAACCAATTCAGTTAGTATTTGCTTGGCTGAAGCCATTTTGGAAATAGGGCTTGCCGAATTCCAGGAATTGTTCATGCTCCCTGAAGCATCGAGCAGTAGTAGTATACGGGTTCTTTGTTCTGTTTGTCCCAGAACATTTTGTCCCAAAAAAAGGAGCAAAAAAAGTAAAGCATATTTTGAAAATCCCTTGCTCAAAATCTTAAAACATTTTCTGCATTTGACTCAATTGAAAAATCAATTACTTTACTATCCTCAGTATGTTCTGAATTAGCAGGCTGTAAAAGAAGCTTGTATGCACCTGGTTGTAAATGCAATTGGTTTTTCCCATTGATATTCTCCAGTTC
Above is a window of Chitinophagales bacterium DNA encoding:
- a CDS encoding VWA domain-containing protein, with the translated sequence MSKGFSKYALLFLLLFLGQNVLGQTEQRTRILLLLDASGSMNNSWNSASPISKMASAKQILTELVDSLNKNPTIEIGLRIYGHLSPLSSRNCQDTRLEVGFSRSSADFIKKKLRNLRPRGITPIAYSLQQAASDFPSTNARNIVILMTDGEESCDGDPCAVARELEAKGIVLKHFVIGVGLEGDFQEAFNCFSGFFEAKNPLSLKSALDNIISRIVNKTTTQVHLLNKKELPEITALPMVFFDHFDHKADYTFYHKLDKNGIPDSLNIDPITDYDLRIYSLPVVQKNKITLTPNEHNTIKLKLLEGSLQPNILGKTLNNNLNNQIKCLMKKQDGTLFHVQDLNTQRKYLSGKYQIELLTLPHKKMELEIKTGELSKVEIPTPGIANIKKPYKFIGDIYLDEKRMKKIYAIQERDGTETVALQPGKYKLVYRIQNARSMHETKTISFEIKSGESILLNL